The Altererythrobacter sp. ZODW24 genome window below encodes:
- a CDS encoding ABC transporter permease — MNTSAQQLEPTGSFINVLISEAAKLRRSLVVLLSVAVPGFVIAVSIVVTSRNGADLNSLGTATAGFWSFAMLPLGITALSVLLAQIEHGSRGWDHMLALPGVAERIFIAKGLIMWLVSGLWGVCLFIGLLFQIELTQFIAPDLFTGVADYSLLAVLLLKMWLASFLLCMILLFVALWFRSFVVPLALGIGGTFAAIATAGSFEGMYFPWLMPLSMLRTDPAEAQVSLGFGLIGGIVLLIIMQLVMQRKRW, encoded by the coding sequence ATGAATACATCCGCGCAGCAGCTTGAACCTACAGGCTCGTTCATCAACGTCTTAATCTCTGAAGCCGCGAAGCTTCGCCGTTCACTAGTCGTTTTACTGTCTGTGGCTGTCCCGGGCTTTGTTATTGCAGTTTCAATCGTCGTCACGTCCAGAAATGGAGCGGATCTTAATTCGCTTGGTACAGCTACGGCAGGGTTTTGGTCCTTCGCCATGCTGCCGCTCGGCATCACAGCTTTGTCAGTTCTGCTCGCCCAGATCGAGCACGGTTCACGGGGGTGGGATCATATGCTGGCCCTTCCCGGGGTGGCCGAACGGATATTCATCGCCAAAGGGCTAATTATGTGGCTCGTCAGCGGATTGTGGGGAGTATGCCTATTCATTGGCCTGTTGTTCCAAATTGAACTGACGCAGTTTATCGCGCCCGACCTGTTCACTGGAGTGGCGGATTATTCACTCCTCGCTGTTCTTCTGCTCAAGATGTGGTTGGCAAGTTTTCTGCTGTGCATGATCCTGTTATTTGTCGCCCTCTGGTTTCGCAGCTTTGTTGTACCGCTTGCCTTGGGCATCGGCGGCACGTTTGCTGCAATCGCCACCGCCGGCTCATTTGAGGGGATGTACTTCCCGTGGTTGATGCCGCTGAGCATGTTGCGCACTGATCCCGCCGAGGCGCAAGTTTCGCTTGGGTTCGGGCTGATCGGCGGCATAGTGCTACTGATTATTATGCAGCTTGTTATGCAGCGTAAGCGCTGGTGA
- a CDS encoding VWA domain-containing protein, with product MFFDFIDELRTAGIPASFKEHLTLLEALDRDVIEQTPEAFYYLSRATFVKDEGMLDRFDQVFQKVFKGIMSDYGQNPVEIPEEWLKQIAEKFLTPEEMAEIESLGDWDEIMDTLKKRLEEQEKRHEGGNKWIGTGGTSPFGHGGYNPEGVRIGGEGKHKRAVKVWEKREFKNLDNTKELGTRNIKMALRRLRRFAREGAADELDLDATIDGTAKQGWLDIRMRPERHNAVKLLLFLDVGGSMDPFIKTVEELFSAANSEFKNLEFFYFHNCLYEGVWKDNRRRWTERTKTWDILHKYGHDYKAIFVGDAAMSPYEITHPGGSVEHMNEEAGAMWMQRVANTYPATVWLNPVPEKQWGYSQSTKMLKQLVNDRMYELTLDGLDEAMRELTRKQGA from the coding sequence ATGTTCTTTGACTTCATAGACGAGCTGCGCACTGCGGGTATTCCGGCATCTTTCAAGGAGCATTTGACGCTGCTTGAGGCTCTGGACCGTGATGTGATCGAGCAGACGCCCGAGGCGTTTTACTATCTTTCGCGGGCGACGTTCGTGAAAGATGAAGGGATGCTCGACCGGTTCGATCAAGTGTTCCAGAAGGTCTTCAAGGGCATAATGTCCGATTATGGCCAGAACCCGGTCGAAATCCCGGAAGAATGGCTAAAGCAGATCGCGGAAAAATTCCTGACGCCGGAAGAAATGGCCGAGATCGAGAGCCTGGGCGACTGGGACGAGATCATGGACACGCTCAAGAAGCGCCTTGAGGAACAGGAAAAGCGCCACGAGGGCGGCAATAAATGGATCGGCACAGGCGGCACCTCGCCCTTCGGCCATGGCGGATACAATCCCGAAGGCGTGCGCATCGGCGGCGAAGGCAAGCATAAGCGCGCGGTAAAGGTGTGGGAAAAGCGCGAGTTCAAGAACCTCGACAACACCAAGGAATTGGGCACCCGCAACATTAAAATGGCGCTTCGCCGCCTGCGCCGTTTTGCGCGTGAAGGTGCTGCGGACGAGCTTGATCTGGATGCGACGATTGACGGCACGGCCAAGCAGGGCTGGCTCGATATTCGTATGCGGCCGGAACGGCATAATGCGGTGAAGCTGCTGCTGTTCCTCGACGTGGGCGGATCAATGGATCCGTTTATCAAGACGGTCGAAGAATTGTTCAGTGCAGCCAATAGCGAGTTCAAAAACCTCGAATTCTTCTATTTCCATAACTGTCTTTACGAAGGTGTGTGGAAGGACAACCGCCGCCGCTGGACCGAACGGACGAAGACGTGGGATATCCTCCACAAATACGGCCACGACTACAAAGCGATCTTCGTCGGCGATGCCGCGATGAGCCCCTATGAAATCACCCATCCGGGCGGCAGTGTGGAGCATATGAACGAGGAAGCCGGCGCCATGTGGATGCAGCGCGTCGCCAACACTTATCCCGCGACCGTGTGGCTCAATCCCGTACCTGAAAAGCAGTGGGGCTATTCACAAAGCACCAAGATGCTGAAGCAGTTGGTAAACGACCGCATGTATGAGCTCACCCTAGACGGTCTAGATGAAGCGATGCGAGAGCTGACGCGTAAGCAGGGTGCTTAA
- a CDS encoding OmpA family protein — translation MTIITKKPAVLLALAALAVPASGSLSAQDQTIPEGETMTTVYGTAPTDLSDLPEGPEIEGFISARAADKMQVTGAEGTGTTMLISEGTEVRASKGLLGLSRSKLGAESLLNGLPVTVKTVEWGGGLVASRVKLRNNDLKTAQMIRTGTTQGFAEQTAATEALRGRVGDIDQYNIKGTTNVNFDTGMAALTPQGESALCAAAAEAEAMDNALLLVVGYTDSTGSYEVNQALSEKRASRVVNHLQQSCGWKPYRMLTPTGMATADPLASNDTDYGKAQNRRVAVNILVSKGLDGL, via the coding sequence ATGACTATTATTACCAAGAAGCCGGCAGTTCTTCTCGCACTTGCCGCGCTTGCGGTGCCAGCCTCGGGCAGCCTGTCTGCACAAGACCAAACCATACCAGAGGGCGAAACAATGACGACCGTCTACGGGACGGCTCCGACTGACCTGTCTGACCTACCCGAAGGGCCTGAGATTGAAGGTTTCATCTCTGCACGTGCGGCTGACAAGATGCAGGTTACAGGTGCCGAAGGCACCGGGACAACTATGCTGATCAGTGAAGGGACCGAAGTCAGAGCAAGCAAAGGTCTTCTGGGTCTCAGCCGCAGCAAGCTCGGTGCAGAATCGCTGCTTAACGGTTTGCCGGTTACAGTGAAGACCGTCGAATGGGGCGGTGGTTTGGTCGCGAGCCGGGTTAAACTGCGCAACAACGACCTGAAGACGGCTCAAATGATTCGCACTGGTACGACGCAAGGCTTTGCCGAGCAAACTGCCGCGACAGAGGCGCTGCGTGGCCGCGTTGGTGATATTGACCAGTACAACATCAAAGGCACGACGAACGTGAACTTTGACACTGGCATGGCGGCGCTTACGCCTCAGGGTGAAAGCGCTCTTTGTGCTGCCGCTGCTGAGGCCGAAGCGATGGATAACGCTCTGCTTCTGGTAGTGGGTTATACCGATTCGACCGGCAGCTATGAGGTCAATCAGGCGCTCAGCGAAAAGCGCGCCAGCCGGGTTGTTAATCACCTTCAGCAGTCCTGTGGTTGGAAACCATATCGCATGCTCACCCCTACCGGGATGGCTACAGCGGATCCGCTCGCCAGCAATGACACCGACTATGGCAAGGCGCAGAACCGCCGCGTTGCGGTGAATATTTTGGTCAGCAAAGGCCTCGACGGCCTATAA
- a CDS encoding MoxR family ATPase: MTDQTTSGFEGTSDYIATDDLKVAVNAAATLRRPLLVKGEPGTGKTVLAHEVAKSMGAPLIEWNVKSTTKAQQGLYEYDAVARLRDGQLGEEAVHDISNYIRKGKLWEAFTSPELPVLLIDEIDKADIEFPNDLLQELDRMSFDVYETKERITAKERPIMIITSNNEKELPDAFLRRCFFHYIKFPDRDTMQSIIDVHFPDIQKTLVTKAMDIFYELREVPGLKKKPSTSELLDWLKLLLNEDMPLEVLQNSDSSKAIPPLHGALLKNEQDVMMFERLAFMSRRQT, from the coding sequence ATGACAGACCAGACCACCAGCGGCTTTGAAGGCACCAGCGACTACATTGCGACGGACGACCTCAAAGTGGCCGTAAACGCCGCTGCGACGCTTCGCCGCCCTTTGCTCGTTAAGGGCGAACCCGGAACCGGCAAGACCGTTCTGGCCCACGAAGTTGCCAAGTCGATGGGGGCACCGTTGATCGAGTGGAACGTCAAGTCCACCACCAAGGCGCAGCAAGGTCTGTACGAATATGACGCGGTTGCACGCCTACGCGACGGTCAGCTCGGCGAAGAAGCCGTCCATGACATCTCTAACTACATTCGTAAGGGCAAGCTGTGGGAGGCTTTCACAAGCCCAGAACTGCCTGTGTTGCTGATCGACGAGATCGACAAAGCCGACATCGAGTTTCCCAATGATCTGCTGCAAGAACTCGACCGGATGAGCTTCGACGTTTACGAAACGAAAGAACGGATCACGGCGAAAGAACGCCCGATCATGATCATCACTTCGAATAACGAGAAAGAACTGCCGGACGCGTTCCTGCGCCGCTGTTTCTTCCACTACATCAAGTTCCCCGACCGCGACACGATGCAGTCGATCATCGATGTCCACTTCCCAGATATCCAGAAGACGCTCGTCACCAAAGCGATGGATATCTTCTACGAGCTGCGCGAAGTGCCCGGACTGAAAAAGAAGCCCAGCACCAGCGAATTGCTCGACTGGCTGAAGCTGCTGCTGAACGAAGATATGCCGCTGGAAGTCCTGCAGAACAGCGATTCTAGCAAAGCCATCCCGCCTCTCCACGGCGCGCTGTTGAAGAACGAGCAGGACGTGATGATGTTTGAGCGTCTGGCGTTTATGTCACGCCGTCAGACCTAG
- a CDS encoding helix-turn-helix transcriptional regulator codes for MKRITVNLDEVLANRQITGKELARRIGISETQMSLFRSGKVRGVRFETIAKMCTELECQPGDLLKAVSD; via the coding sequence ATGAAACGCATCACCGTGAACTTGGATGAAGTGCTGGCAAATCGCCAAATCACGGGCAAGGAGTTGGCTCGCCGCATCGGCATCAGTGAGACGCAAATGTCTCTTTTCCGCAGCGGAAAAGTGCGTGGTGTCCGTTTCGAAACAATCGCGAAAATGTGCACCGAGCTGGAATGCCAGCCCGGTGATTTATTAAAAGCTGTGTCCGACTAG
- a CDS encoding serine hydrolase — translation MLRYLAIPAMFLVAPAIAQDTSAETAEAIDASALEKAASDVVAVLMNDMPATEVFTASFLEQVPADRLVGLTTQLESQFGPITGVESVTAETPSAGTMLIRFEKALATANIALSPGGKVAGLLIKGVEPIDDSLAKIVADVEALPGNVGIYYAPLATGTEPVLAIDENASLAIGSAFKLYVLSAIAHKVEAGELSWDQVIPVEGKSFTGGTVFEFPDGAPMTIQTVATLMISISDNSATDMLVRLAGQDALEAELRLSGHSAPAANIPFPTTAQFVKLKADPGLVELYAGADDESQQLILDKLDEREPMPDLAAVFGDGPNAIDKIEWFASGRDIAGIFRRITELTDTTALDIMAVSPSVQDSTLEKWDYIGFKGGSEPGVLNVSWLMRDEAGEWHTLIMSWNNTEAEVTQSKLELLSSRIFALPRE, via the coding sequence ATGCTACGATATCTGGCTATTCCCGCTATGTTTTTAGTGGCCCCGGCAATCGCTCAGGACACATCAGCCGAAACCGCTGAGGCCATAGATGCCAGCGCACTGGAAAAGGCCGCATCCGATGTCGTCGCAGTGCTGATGAATGATATGCCAGCGACAGAAGTCTTCACCGCATCGTTTTTGGAACAAGTTCCTGCCGACCGTCTCGTCGGCCTGACAACACAATTGGAATCCCAGTTCGGCCCAATTACCGGTGTTGAAAGTGTTACAGCGGAAACTCCATCAGCTGGCACGATGCTCATCCGCTTCGAGAAAGCACTCGCCACCGCAAACATCGCGCTCAGCCCTGGCGGAAAGGTCGCCGGTCTGTTGATTAAGGGCGTCGAACCAATTGACGATTCACTTGCAAAGATCGTGGCGGATGTGGAGGCGCTCCCCGGGAATGTCGGCATCTATTACGCGCCGCTAGCCACCGGCACCGAACCAGTTTTGGCCATTGATGAAAACGCAAGTCTTGCTATTGGCTCGGCCTTCAAGCTCTACGTCCTTTCCGCCATCGCCCATAAGGTAGAAGCAGGCGAATTGTCTTGGGACCAGGTCATCCCCGTCGAAGGTAAAAGCTTCACGGGCGGAACTGTCTTTGAATTCCCGGATGGGGCCCCGATGACCATCCAGACTGTCGCAACCTTGATGATCTCTATCAGTGACAACTCTGCGACCGACATGCTCGTTCGGCTTGCTGGTCAGGACGCGCTTGAGGCTGAATTACGGCTGTCGGGTCACAGCGCTCCGGCGGCAAACATACCCTTTCCTACCACTGCTCAGTTCGTCAAACTGAAAGCTGATCCGGGTTTGGTTGAGCTTTACGCCGGCGCTGATGACGAGAGCCAACAGCTGATTCTCGATAAGTTAGACGAGCGGGAGCCAATGCCTGATCTTGCTGCGGTCTTCGGCGATGGGCCCAATGCCATCGACAAGATCGAATGGTTTGCCAGCGGCCGTGACATCGCCGGTATTTTCCGGCGCATTACCGAGCTCACCGATACGACTGCGCTAGACATCATGGCAGTCAGCCCATCGGTACAGGACAGCACTCTGGAGAAGTGGGATTACATCGGCTTCAAGGGTGGTTCGGAACCGGGCGTGCTCAACGTATCGTGGTTGATGCGCGACGAAGCCGGTGAATGGCACACTTTGATAATGAGTTGGAACAATACCGAAGCCGAGGTCACCCAAAGCAAACTGGAGTTGCTTTCGAGCAGAATATTCGCCTTACCTCGTGAATAG
- a CDS encoding ATP-binding cassette domain-containing protein: MHSLSTHQLTKRFGDYVAVDAVDLEIPTRAIYGFLGANGAGKSTTLRMALGLLKPDSGTISYFGQDLSSGPRPLIGAVTDSRGGALYDHLTAQENLRLTCRLISCEPRDISRVLELVDLSEARYKKVAEFSTGMRQRLAIARALLGNPRLIILDEPLNGLDPSGIRQMRALLRMLVGELGITLVLCSHLLDEVELIADHVGLMHQGKLIHQGSISQLLTDRSQLIIESDFADRQKLANLIAALGSSCEIGPKNTFVLSDPKPGSAPEAAIQLNDMGARIFKLEQRTAKLEEIYHEYIRAAA; this comes from the coding sequence ATGCATTCCCTATCCACCCACCAGTTGACGAAGCGCTTTGGTGATTACGTCGCGGTTGACGCTGTCGACCTCGAAATACCGACGCGCGCAATCTACGGGTTTCTCGGCGCCAATGGCGCGGGAAAATCCACGACATTGCGCATGGCGCTGGGGTTATTGAAACCAGACAGCGGGACGATAAGCTACTTTGGTCAGGACCTATCTTCCGGCCCACGCCCACTTATTGGTGCCGTAACCGACAGTCGCGGCGGGGCATTGTACGACCACCTGACAGCGCAGGAAAATTTACGACTAACCTGCCGACTTATCAGCTGCGAACCAAGGGATATTTCACGTGTCTTAGAACTCGTCGACCTAAGCGAAGCGCGCTACAAAAAAGTAGCAGAATTTTCGACCGGCATGCGCCAGCGTTTGGCTATCGCGCGGGCACTTCTTGGCAATCCGCGTTTGATCATTCTTGATGAACCACTGAACGGTCTCGACCCATCAGGCATTCGGCAAATGCGGGCCTTGCTTCGAATGTTGGTTGGCGAATTGGGGATCACCCTGGTCCTATGTAGCCATCTACTTGATGAAGTTGAGCTGATTGCCGACCATGTCGGGCTGATGCATCAAGGCAAGCTAATCCATCAGGGTAGCATTTCTCAGCTGCTCACCGACCGATCTCAGTTGATAATCGAATCCGACTTTGCCGACCGCCAGAAGCTAGCGAATTTGATCGCCGCGCTCGGTAGTTCTTGTGAAATCGGCCCCAAAAATACGTTTGTCTTAAGTGATCCAAAGCCGGGCAGCGCTCCCGAGGCTGCAATCCAGTTGAACGACATGGGCGCGCGCATCTTCAAACTGGAACAACGCACCGCAAAATTGGAGGAAATCTACCATGAATACATCCGCGCAGCAGCTTGA